The following proteins come from a genomic window of Nicotiana tomentosiformis chromosome 12, ASM39032v3, whole genome shotgun sequence:
- the LOC104120607 gene encoding uncharacterized protein isoform X2 produces MHMRCSTVCQSVASCMNIPNSTTGSPYLLPKPVKFSNGALVLRSPSSYVHVNGFSCRCATTSVPPGEDVFSVVTSKTKSEVDYLGQSTKGDLNLNFGIDGQALQGPIEEVAKMEAQEAENLLQHLGIPVPHSARHSPRGIFCTRTLNLRSISVIGYDMDYTLMHYNVMAWEGRAYDYCMENLRSVGFPVDGLAFDPELVIRGLVIDKEKGNLVKADRFGYIKRAMHGTRMLSTREVSEIYGRELVDLRKESRWEFLNTLFSVSEAVAYMQMVDRLDEGVIGPDLCPLDYKGLYKAVGKALFRAHVEGQLKSEIMSKPELFVEPDPELPLALLDQKEAGKRLLLITNSDYHYTDKMMQHSFNRYLPNDMNWRDLFEMVIVSSRKPEFFQMSHPMYEVVTGEGLMRPCFKARPGGLYSGGSAQMIESSLNVHGDEILYVGDHIYTDVSVSKVHLRWRTALICRELEEEYNALIHSQQHRATLIDLINQKEVLGDLFNQLRLALQRRTMGRPAQTLAATHMEDNELTESMQKLLVVMQRLDQKIGPMLDEDGELFNKRWGYLSRAGLWDKSHLMRQIEKYADIYTSRVSNFLHYTPFMYFRAQEQNLAHDSYTFDHLRRDN; encoded by the exons ATGCACATGAGGTGTTCGACAGTTTGCCAATCTGTAGCAAGCTGCATGAATATACCAAATAGTACTACTGGAAGTCCTTATCTTCTGCCAAAACCTGTTAAATTCTCTAACGGTGCATTGGTGTTACGCTCGCCTAGTTCGTATGTTCATGTAAATGGGTTCTCTTGCCGCTGCGCCACTACGTCGGTGCCACCTGGCGAAGATGTGTTCTCAGTTGTTACTTCTAAAACAAAGTCTGAAGTGGATTACCTTGGTCAAAGCACCAAAGGCGATTTGAACCTCAATTTTG GAATTGATGGCCAGGCACTGCAAGGCCCTATTGAGGAGGTGGCAAAAATGGAAGCTCAAGAAGCAGAGAACCTGCTTCAACACTTGGGCATTCCG GTTCCGCATTCTGCTCGACATTCCCCCCGTGGCATATTCTGCACACGCACATTAAATCTACGATCAATAAGTGTAATTGGTTACGATATGGACTATACACTGATGCACTATAACGTGATG GCCTGGGAAGGAAGGGCTTATGATTACTGCATGGAAAATCTGAGAAGTGTGGGTTTCCCTGTGGATGGGCTTGCATTTGACCCTGAACTG GTGATTAGAGGTCTTGTAATAGACAAAGAGAAAGGTAACCTAGTTAAAGCAGATAGATTTGGGTATATTAAGAGGGCAATGCATGGAACGAGAATGCTCTCAACTCGAGAAGTGAG TGAGATTTACGGGAGAGAACTGGTTGATCTGCGTAAGGAGAGTAGATGGGAGTTCCTCAATACACTATTCTCAGTTTCAGAAGCAGTGGCTTATATGCAG ATGGTAGATAGGCTGGATGAAGGAGTTATAGGACCAGATCTCTGTCCACTTGATTATAAAGGGCTTTACAAG GCTGTTGGTAAGGCACTCTTCAGAGCACATGTAGAAGGTCAACTGAAG AGCGAGATAATGTCCAAACCTGAACTATTTGTAGAGCCTGATCCTGAGCTACCTTTGGCATTATTGGATCAAAAGGAG GCTGGGAAGAGGCTATTGCTGATTACAAATTCAGATTATCATTACACAGACAAAATGATGCAGCATTCGTTCAATCGGTATCTTCCCAATGATATGAACTGGCGAGATCTATTTGAGATG GTTATAGTCTCATCTAGGAAGCCAGAATTCTTCCAAATGTCCCACCCAATGTATGAAGTAGTGACTGGTGAAGGTCTAATGCGTCCTTGTTTTAAGGCTCGCCCAG GTGGATTGTACTCTGGAGGAAGCGCTCAGATGATTGAGAGTTCGCTCAATGTCCATGGAGATGAAATCTTGTATGTTGGTGATCATATATATACAGATGTAAGCGTATCCAAGGTCCATCTCCGGTGGAGAACTGCTTTGATTTGTCGAGAACTAGAAGAGGAG TATAATGCCTTAATTCATAGTCAACAACATCGAGCTACTTTGATAGATCTTATCAATCAAAAGGAGGTTCTAGGTGATCTTTTTAACCAACTTAGGCTTGCTCTTCAGAGGAGAACCATGGGACGTCCTGCACAG ACCCTTGCTGCCACACACATGGAAGATAATGAACTCACAGAAAGCATGCAAAAGCTACTTGTCGTTATGCAGAGGCTAGACCAGAAAATTGGTCCAATGTTGGATGAGGACGGAGAGCTTTTCAACAAAAG GTGGGGTTATCTTTCGCGTGCAGGTCTGTGGGATAAAAGCCACTTGATGCGTCAAATTGAGAA ATATGCTGATATTTATACCTCCAGAGTTTCAAACTTCCTCCACTATACACCTTTCATGTATTTCCGTGCTCAAGAACAG AATCTCGCCCATGATTCATACACATTTGACCATCTACGGCGTGATAATTAA
- the LOC104120607 gene encoding uncharacterized protein isoform X1 has protein sequence MHMRCSTVCQSVASCMNIPNSTTGSPYLLPKPVKFSNGALVLRSPSSYVHVNGFSCRCATTSVPPGEDVFSVVTSKTKSEVDYLGQSTKGDLNLNFGTTPYISPRIDGQALQGPIEEVAKMEAQEAENLLQHLGIPVPHSARHSPRGIFCTRTLNLRSISVIGYDMDYTLMHYNVMAWEGRAYDYCMENLRSVGFPVDGLAFDPELVIRGLVIDKEKGNLVKADRFGYIKRAMHGTRMLSTREVSEIYGRELVDLRKESRWEFLNTLFSVSEAVAYMQMVDRLDEGVIGPDLCPLDYKGLYKAVGKALFRAHVEGQLKSEIMSKPELFVEPDPELPLALLDQKEAGKRLLLITNSDYHYTDKMMQHSFNRYLPNDMNWRDLFEMVIVSSRKPEFFQMSHPMYEVVTGEGLMRPCFKARPGGLYSGGSAQMIESSLNVHGDEILYVGDHIYTDVSVSKVHLRWRTALICRELEEEYNALIHSQQHRATLIDLINQKEVLGDLFNQLRLALQRRTMGRPAQTLAATHMEDNELTESMQKLLVVMQRLDQKIGPMLDEDGELFNKRWGYLSRAGLWDKSHLMRQIEKYADIYTSRVSNFLHYTPFMYFRAQEQNLAHDSYTFDHLRRDN, from the exons ATGCACATGAGGTGTTCGACAGTTTGCCAATCTGTAGCAAGCTGCATGAATATACCAAATAGTACTACTGGAAGTCCTTATCTTCTGCCAAAACCTGTTAAATTCTCTAACGGTGCATTGGTGTTACGCTCGCCTAGTTCGTATGTTCATGTAAATGGGTTCTCTTGCCGCTGCGCCACTACGTCGGTGCCACCTGGCGAAGATGTGTTCTCAGTTGTTACTTCTAAAACAAAGTCTGAAGTGGATTACCTTGGTCAAAGCACCAAAGGCGATTTGAACCTCAATTTTGGTACTACTCCATACATCTCTCCAA GAATTGATGGCCAGGCACTGCAAGGCCCTATTGAGGAGGTGGCAAAAATGGAAGCTCAAGAAGCAGAGAACCTGCTTCAACACTTGGGCATTCCG GTTCCGCATTCTGCTCGACATTCCCCCCGTGGCATATTCTGCACACGCACATTAAATCTACGATCAATAAGTGTAATTGGTTACGATATGGACTATACACTGATGCACTATAACGTGATG GCCTGGGAAGGAAGGGCTTATGATTACTGCATGGAAAATCTGAGAAGTGTGGGTTTCCCTGTGGATGGGCTTGCATTTGACCCTGAACTG GTGATTAGAGGTCTTGTAATAGACAAAGAGAAAGGTAACCTAGTTAAAGCAGATAGATTTGGGTATATTAAGAGGGCAATGCATGGAACGAGAATGCTCTCAACTCGAGAAGTGAG TGAGATTTACGGGAGAGAACTGGTTGATCTGCGTAAGGAGAGTAGATGGGAGTTCCTCAATACACTATTCTCAGTTTCAGAAGCAGTGGCTTATATGCAG ATGGTAGATAGGCTGGATGAAGGAGTTATAGGACCAGATCTCTGTCCACTTGATTATAAAGGGCTTTACAAG GCTGTTGGTAAGGCACTCTTCAGAGCACATGTAGAAGGTCAACTGAAG AGCGAGATAATGTCCAAACCTGAACTATTTGTAGAGCCTGATCCTGAGCTACCTTTGGCATTATTGGATCAAAAGGAG GCTGGGAAGAGGCTATTGCTGATTACAAATTCAGATTATCATTACACAGACAAAATGATGCAGCATTCGTTCAATCGGTATCTTCCCAATGATATGAACTGGCGAGATCTATTTGAGATG GTTATAGTCTCATCTAGGAAGCCAGAATTCTTCCAAATGTCCCACCCAATGTATGAAGTAGTGACTGGTGAAGGTCTAATGCGTCCTTGTTTTAAGGCTCGCCCAG GTGGATTGTACTCTGGAGGAAGCGCTCAGATGATTGAGAGTTCGCTCAATGTCCATGGAGATGAAATCTTGTATGTTGGTGATCATATATATACAGATGTAAGCGTATCCAAGGTCCATCTCCGGTGGAGAACTGCTTTGATTTGTCGAGAACTAGAAGAGGAG TATAATGCCTTAATTCATAGTCAACAACATCGAGCTACTTTGATAGATCTTATCAATCAAAAGGAGGTTCTAGGTGATCTTTTTAACCAACTTAGGCTTGCTCTTCAGAGGAGAACCATGGGACGTCCTGCACAG ACCCTTGCTGCCACACACATGGAAGATAATGAACTCACAGAAAGCATGCAAAAGCTACTTGTCGTTATGCAGAGGCTAGACCAGAAAATTGGTCCAATGTTGGATGAGGACGGAGAGCTTTTCAACAAAAG GTGGGGTTATCTTTCGCGTGCAGGTCTGTGGGATAAAAGCCACTTGATGCGTCAAATTGAGAA ATATGCTGATATTTATACCTCCAGAGTTTCAAACTTCCTCCACTATACACCTTTCATGTATTTCCGTGCTCAAGAACAG AATCTCGCCCATGATTCATACACATTTGACCATCTACGGCGTGATAATTAA